CGGATTGTGGCCGGCATTGGTGAAGATAATCTTCTTTTTTTGCGTAGAAACCAGGGCGTAAAAAAATGAGACATAATTGCCTTCAACACTGCTCTCGTAAAGCAAGTTATTCAAACGATAAACAATGTCACAACTTGTCATGAAAAACTGACGCTGGCTCCGCAAGCCAGCCAGCGCAAGAGCCATTGTAATGGCGGCAGGCGCTCCTTTGCCCGATACATCCCCTATGGCCAGCCCTACGGTGAACTCGTCGTATTGAATGATATCGTACAGATCGCCGCTTACTATTTTACTGGGAATATTTACGGCAGAAATGTCCAGTCCTTTAATGCGCGGGAATCTTTGCACCAGTAATGCCTTTTGAATATGACCGGCGTTAATCAGTTCATGCTCCAGAGCCTGTTTTTCCAGCATTACTTTAAATTGATTGGCGTTATGGATGGCAATGGCCGCCATTTGTCCGAAAAGCTGAAGCAATTCCACCAGATGCTCGTTAAAAAAGGACAGGCGGTCGCTTTCCAGGCAGATGACTCCCAGCACTTTATCATCGAAAATTAACGGAATGGCGCACTGGGACAGTGTTTCGTCGCGCAGACGATAGTAATGGTCTGATTTGCGAACATCGTCAATGACATCGATGGTTTTATTAGCCACCACCCAGCCAATGGAACCCTCGCCTATTTTGAGGTGCAGATTTTCTATGATGGCCGGATCGTAGCCATCGTAACTGATGTTCTTTAGCTCGCCGGAATGTTCGTCAAACAAAAAGATAGCGGCGGCATCGTAATGGGCAACCTGACGCGAAACACTAAGAATAAAATCCAGAATTTGTTTAATATCAAAAGAAGAGAGAATTTTATGTCCGACCTCAAGCAGTTTGCGCATCTGATAGTTCCGATTCCGCAGATCCACAATGAGCGCCGTGTTCTCTAAAATCAGTCCCGCTTTTTTCTGAATCTTTTCAAAGATTTTCCAGGCTTCCGCTTCATGGAAGAAGAAAATCTGCTCCGGATTAATCAACAAAAAGGCGAAAATTTGATTGTGTCCGCGGAAGGCAAATAAGCTGTTCAGATTGTTCTCATGGGCAATACGGATAAATTCGCGGGGTAATTGGGTTTTTTCCAGTTTTCTGATGTGTAAGGTTTGTAAAGGAATTCCCTCCAGATGCTCGCTTTTTAAATCAAAAGCCAGCAGTTCTTTATCCGTAACATTGTGATAATGGGCCGGATAGTATTTGTCTTCTTCAACGATGTAAAAAATAAATGCCTGCTCTGAAAACAATTCGTCAAAGGCCTGGTAGAGAAGCGATGCCACTTCGTTAAAGTGTGTGGCATGGTTGAGGTCGTTGTTCAATTTTTCTAAAATACGCTGCGCTTTGGTGGTTAAAAAATAAGTTTTAGGTAAAAGTATTTTTTTTAGAAAACGTAATAAATACGGTTGAAAGAGCAGCAAAAGAATAATGGTCACCGTAAAGGTTAAAAAAGGAGATTCTGTAAAGCGGTTCAGCAATAAATCGAAAACGACAAACAGAATTAACGCAATCGTATAGACAAAGACAGTTTCTAAAATTTTACGTGTACTCAAGTTGCCCCCACTATTTTGGCCGAATTTAGACAAAAACGAGGAAAGATTCAATTAAGTTTCGCCTCCTGACAAACAGAAAGCGCCCGGCCGGCGAAACAACTTTATGGCAGAAAGAGAGTTTAGTAGGGAAAAATTGAAGGGACGTAATATCTTGCGTCAACGCCGACATTTCTTTAGCCTCAGGAAAAATTTATATATTTTAACGGATGGCTCTGCCGCCGTCCACATTAATGCATGCTCCGGTAATGTAATCGGAATCTTCAACTAAAAAGCGCACCGTTCGGGCGATATCGTACGCGCTGCCTTCCCTTTTTAAAAGCGTTTGGTCAATGGCGTATTGTTTTTCCGCCTGCGGAAAGGACGCCGGCATTAAAACCGGTCCGGGGTTAATGCAGTTTACCTGCACATACGGGGCCAGCGCTTTGGCCAGCGCAGTGGTCAAAGCCATTACGCCCGCCTTGCTAATACTGTACGGAATGTAAGAAGGAAAGGGATGAATGGCGCCGCTGTCGCCGATATTGATTATTTTTCCGGACTTCTGGGCAAGCATACGCATTCCGATTTTTTGTGACAGGAAGAATACGCTTTTCAGATTCAGATTAAAAAATTGATCCCACTCCGCTTCTGTTACCTTACCAAAGGGCGTTTTAAAAAAGAGGGCCGCGTTGTTTACCAGTACATCGATGCGGCCTGTTTTTTGCCAAACCGCTTCCGCCAGCTCTTCTGCTTCCTTAGCCTGTTCAAGATCAGCCCGAAACAACCGTATCTTTCCGCCCTTGTTTTCAATCTCCTTTTTTAACTCTTCGGCCGCTGCGGCGCTTTGGTGGTAGTGACAGCAAATTATGGCGCCTCTGGCCGCCAGTTCCAGCGCAATAGCCCGTCCTACTCGCACCGCGCCGCCTGTAATCAAAACGATTTTCTCATTAATATCCATAGCTTACATGGTTCTTAAAAAAGGATTGTTTCTTTTTTCGTCGCCAATGGTTGTGTCCTCTCCGTGGCCGGCATGTACCACCGTTGCTTCCGGAAGGGTTAATAACTTGTTTTTTATGGATTCCAGCAGCACATTGTAGTTGCCGCCGTAAAGATCGGTGCGGCCAATCGAGCCTTTAAACAACACATCGCCCACAAAGACATGGCCATCGAGATAAACGCTAACACTACCGGGACTATGCCCCGGAGTGTGCAATATTTTCACCGATTGATTGCCAAACTCGAACTCTTCGCCATCTTCCAAAAAACCATCCACTTCCGGAACGGAAGAACAGTTAAGACCAAAAAATAGGGCCTGTTCTTTAAGAGCTTCTAATAAAGGCAAGTCTGCCTCGTGGATGTAAAAAGGTATCTTAAATTGCTGTTTTATCTCATAAAGATGGCGGGCATGATCGATATGATTGTGCGTATTAATCACACGCGTAGGGGTTAAATGGTGTTCTTCTATCGCTTTAATTATTTTTTCCGGTTCATCGCCGGGATCGATTAAAAAGCAGCGATTTGATTCTTCATCGACAACAATGTAACAATTGACTTCAAACGGCCCGACAGGAATTTTGATGATCCGCATAAACACTCCTTAATTAAACAGATTAAAAGAAATTTACCGGATTAACGGCCTCATTCTTTTCCAGAACTGATATCACATTTCTGGCAGCCATGCGCGCCATTTCATCCCTTGTTTCCACAGTTGCGCTGCCAATATGTGGTAATAGTACTACGTTGTTCAGCTTTAAGAGTTCCGGATGGACTTCCGGTTCATGTTCAAAAACATCAAGGCCGGCGCCAAATAGATGGCCTTTTTTAAGGGCGGCAACCAGGGCCTCTTCATCCACAACGGGGCCGCGGGCCGTATTGATTAAAATGGCGCCTTTTTTCATGGCGAAAATGCGTTCTTTGTTGAGCAGGTGAACCGTTTGCGGCGTTAACGGGCAATGTAAAGACACAATATCCGCTACTGTTACCAGCTCATCCAGGGACAGGTAGCGGGCGTTCGTTTCTTCTTCAAAGGCGGGTTTGGATTGCGTGGAATAGTACACAATGTTCATCTCAAAGCCAACAGCCCTTCTGGCCACAGCCTGTCCGATGCGACCGGCGCCTACAATGCCGAGCGTTTTCCCCTTGATTTCCATTCCCAACAGCAGCTCCGGTTCCCAACCCTTAAACCGACCTTTTCGTAAAAAGCGATCGGCTTCCACCACACGACGGCTGACGGCCAGAATCAATGCCCAGGTCAGGTCAGCGGTGGCAGCGGTCAAAACATCCGGCGTGTTCGTAACAAAGATTTTTCGTTTGGCGGCTTCCTGCACATCAATATTGTTGTATCCCACGGCGTAATTAGCAATAACTTTTAACTTACGCGCTTTGCTTAATATTTCTTTATCGATGGTATCGGAGAGCAAACAAATCAGGGCGTCGTATTCGGCCACGGCTTTTTCTAACTCCGTCCGTGAGATGGGAATATCTCCGTGATGCACGGTAACCTGGTAACCCTTTTGTTTTAAAAGCTGAATTCCGGCCTGCGGAATTTTTTTGGTAACAAAGACTTTAAATCTGTTGTTCATGCTTTTTCACCCTAAAATCCACACCCAATAAACAGTCGATAAATAAGATAATGTAGAATAAGTTGAGGATCAAAGAAAACTTTTCTTTGTTTATTATTTATCAATTTATTATAATTGGAGCTTTTACAACTCAGGATCGAATAATGTTAATTGTTTCCGTTTTAGTAGCAATAATTTGGGGCATTTTTGCGTTATACGGCAGTAAAGAATCATTAACAGGAACAGGCAACGTCCGGAGGCTCTGGTACCTGTTGTTTTACTTGCTGTCCGGAATCGTTTGTCTATTTTTACTGCAATGGCAAAAGTCGCTCTTTTCCATAGCGCTGGGCGGTTTCATTCTGCTGACGGGATTGCATTTCCTGTCGATCATGGAATTCCGCGTTTTGCAAAAGTTAATTAACAGGGCAAAGCACGAAACGGAAAACTGGATCGAAGGCTTTCCACTTTATCTTGTATGGCTAATGTATTTAGCTGAGAGCAAAAACAATTTTACAGAAAAAAACCTGATTCTCTCATTGTTTATTTTATTTATGGCAGGATTTTTGCAGGCGCTATTTAAGTTAAGGAGGCGGATGTCGATTCTTAAATGGCAGAATGAATTAACCGTAACACTGACCGGTATGTTTTTGATTATCAATGGTTTGATTGCGATAAGCGGCAATGTGTCATTCTTTTTAGTGATTTTTGAGAAAATTTTACGCATTTTATAGGAGATAATCACATGAGCCAAAATAAAGCACTGAGGATTCAATTTTTATTATTGCTTTTGATTTCACTTTCGTTTGCCCAGAATGGCAATAAAATAGAAGTTTTTTCTGTTAAGAACTTATCCGATGACAACACGGTTTTTGAAGAATATAAAGGCAAAATTACGATTATAAATTTTTGGGCAACATGGTGCGCAGCCTGTTTAAAGGAGATGCCCCAGCTCGAAAAAATTTACAACGAATTTAAACGGGACCAGGTTGAAGTAATTGGAGTTGCTGTCATGTCTGACAGCAACAAAATCGAAAAAATGATAGAAGTTACCGGCGTAACCTACCCCATTTTAACCGGCGATCGTAAGTTGTTGCAAAAAATCAGCAACAGCTTGATCATTCCACAAACCATTATCTTAAATAAAGAAGGAAAAATTGTGGCCCGCTTTTTTGGTGATCAGAGCTATAAAACCTATCGAGAGACGATCCTTCACTATCTTGAACAATCTCAACTAACCGGCGCTCCACGAACTTCCTTGAATTATTCGCAGGAATAATT
This sequence is a window from Caldithrix abyssi DSM 13497. Protein-coding genes within it:
- a CDS encoding MBL fold metallo-hydrolase, with the translated sequence MRIIKIPVGPFEVNCYIVVDEESNRCFLIDPGDEPEKIIKAIEEHHLTPTRVINTHNHIDHARHLYEIKQQFKIPFYIHEADLPLLEALKEQALFFGLNCSSVPEVDGFLEDGEEFEFGNQSVKILHTPGHSPGSVSVYLDGHVFVGDVLFKGSIGRTDLYGGNYNVLLESIKNKLLTLPEATVVHAGHGEDTTIGDEKRNNPFLRTM
- a CDS encoding TlpA family protein disulfide reductase, whose product is MSQNKALRIQFLLLLLISLSFAQNGNKIEVFSVKNLSDDNTVFEEYKGKITIINFWATWCAACLKEMPQLEKIYNEFKRDQVEVIGVAVMSDSNKIEKMIEVTGVTYPILTGDRKLLQKISNSLIIPQTIILNKEGKIVARFFGDQSYKTYRETILHYLEQSQLTGAPRTSLNYSQE
- a CDS encoding SDR family NAD(P)-dependent oxidoreductase, which translates into the protein MDINEKIVLITGGAVRVGRAIALELAARGAIICCHYHQSAAAAEELKKEIENKGGKIRLFRADLEQAKEAEELAEAVWQKTGRIDVLVNNAALFFKTPFGKVTEAEWDQFFNLNLKSVFFLSQKIGMRMLAQKSGKIINIGDSGAIHPFPSYIPYSISKAGVMALTTALAKALAPYVQVNCINPGPVLMPASFPQAEKQYAIDQTLLKREGSAYDIARTVRFLVEDSDYITGACINVDGGRAIR
- a CDS encoding PP2C family protein-serine/threonine phosphatase, which produces MSTRKILETVFVYTIALILFVVFDLLLNRFTESPFLTFTVTIILLLLFQPYLLRFLKKILLPKTYFLTTKAQRILEKLNNDLNHATHFNEVASLLYQAFDELFSEQAFIFYIVEEDKYYPAHYHNVTDKELLAFDLKSEHLEGIPLQTLHIRKLEKTQLPREFIRIAHENNLNSLFAFRGHNQIFAFLLINPEQIFFFHEAEAWKIFEKIQKKAGLILENTALIVDLRNRNYQMRKLLEVGHKILSSFDIKQILDFILSVSRQVAHYDAAAIFLFDEHSGELKNISYDGYDPAIIENLHLKIGEGSIGWVVANKTIDVIDDVRKSDHYYRLRDETLSQCAIPLIFDDKVLGVICLESDRLSFFNEHLVELLQLFGQMAAIAIHNANQFKVMLEKQALEHELINAGHIQKALLVQRFPRIKGLDISAVNIPSKIVSGDLYDIIQYDEFTVGLAIGDVSGKGAPAAITMALALAGLRSQRQFFMTSCDIVYRLNNLLYESSVEGNYVSFFYALVSTQKKKIIFTNAGHNPPILLKNDGQIVWLKDGGIVLGFQPDIQFKQQELEFEHGDIILMYTDGITEAMNALEEEFGEERLIKLLKENRHLPVYELRQKIIDAVQNFSGKREHEDDITLVLCKFE
- a CDS encoding 2-hydroxyacid dehydrogenase encodes the protein MNNRFKVFVTKKIPQAGIQLLKQKGYQVTVHHGDIPISRTELEKAVAEYDALICLLSDTIDKEILSKARKLKVIANYAVGYNNIDVQEAAKRKIFVTNTPDVLTAATADLTWALILAVSRRVVEADRFLRKGRFKGWEPELLLGMEIKGKTLGIVGAGRIGQAVARRAVGFEMNIVYYSTQSKPAFEEETNARYLSLDELVTVADIVSLHCPLTPQTVHLLNKERIFAMKKGAILINTARGPVVDEEALVAALKKGHLFGAGLDVFEHEPEVHPELLKLNNVVLLPHIGSATVETRDEMARMAARNVISVLEKNEAVNPVNFF